The genomic segment CTTAATCCGACGGATATTCTCGCCCGAAGCGCGGCACTCGTCGAAGTCGATGGCAAGCCAACGCTGCTGCTGCGGGATGCCATCAGCATGCAACTGGACGAGAACAAGCAACTCTCGATCCTCGAATTTGCACAATATCCGTTCGATCTCAGCGAATACATGAAAGAGGATTCCGACCTGGCCCTGAAAGCGTCGGACAAATTCCTGCATGAACTCTTCTTCGTCGACCGGACGAATTATTTTGAGCTGAGAGACGCAGACGCCCTGCTGGCAGAGGCAAACACGCGGCTGACATCGCCTTTGCTCAATATCGTCATGGCACTCATTGCCATCATTGCGGTGCTGGGCGGAGACTTCAGCCGGAAAGGCTACGGCAAACGGATCGCGATTTCATCCGCTGCAGCGATTACCGTGCTGATCGTGCAGCTGACGGCGCAGTCGGCGGCGGCTGACGACCCGGCCATGAATGCGCTGCAGTGGATCCTGCCGATTACCCTGATTGCAGGCTTGAGCTATGCCTATTTCTCGCGCGGCCGACATCTGGGGCGTATAGACAGGCCAAATATTGACCTCTTCCGTGGCGCAGGAGGCGCGCGCGCCTGATGCCTTTCGGATCCCGCATCCAGTTTTATATCCTGCGTGAGTGCCTCTCCGGCCTGGCGCTGGTGCTCGGCATCCTGCTGATCGCGATCCTTATGATCGATGTAGTGGAGCA from the uncultured Hyphomonas sp. genome contains:
- a CDS encoding LptF/LptG family permease, producing MTKVQSYLFYEVLRAVVIIVGGLALLALLAQGLSRTDLILENRQSALTYFYIVMLGSPQIIALLTPLALFVAGVWSLNRIHKDSEIVVAQAAGMTRWQIASPIMRLAVICAIAHLGVNLWVQPLAQRAMRETVAVARADLAAALIRPGQFTTNDDRLTFYAREQIGGELRGVLISDMTDELNPTDILARSAALVEVDGKPTLLLRDAISMQLDENKQLSILEFAQYPFDLSEYMKEDSDLALKASDKFLHELFFVDRTNYFELRDADALLAEANTRLTSPLLNIVMALIAIIAVLGGDFSRKGYGKRIAISSAAAITVLIVQLTAQSAAADDPAMNALQWILPITLIAGLSYAYFSRGRHLGRIDRPNIDLFRGAGGARA